A region from the Flavobacteriales bacterium genome encodes:
- the corA gene encoding magnesium/cobalt transporter CorA, translating into MKKVKTRGGKAGLPPGSLVAVGTGTSGVSRIILFTYNADGYEEKQLATVGDLQLPDPKEKVSWLDIDGLDDDRVVAQTGERFCLHPLLLEDVLNTDHRPKVEEYDGNLFVVVKMLSLDEETGGIEREQVSFVLGKGYVVSFQEKPGDILDPIRDRIRHKLGRVRKSGADYLLYTLLDVIVDNYFLIVEDLGSRIEELERKVTVRPGREDLHSMQELRSLLITVSRYVTPMRELAGRLNTIQSELFEKNTRRYINDLQDHTVYIADSIATFNAMLSNLENTWHATLNMKGNEVIRVLTIISSIFIPLTFIVGVYGMNFDHMPELRWHFGYYAIWGLMLAVAVGMLIWFRRKRWL; encoded by the coding sequence ATGAAGAAAGTCAAGACCCGAGGCGGCAAAGCGGGACTTCCACCGGGCTCGCTCGTGGCCGTGGGCACCGGCACCAGCGGCGTTTCGCGCATCATCCTGTTCACGTACAATGCCGATGGTTACGAGGAAAAACAACTGGCCACGGTTGGCGACCTCCAGCTGCCCGATCCGAAAGAGAAAGTCAGTTGGTTGGACATTGATGGGCTCGACGACGACAGGGTGGTGGCGCAGACCGGCGAACGGTTCTGCCTGCACCCTCTCCTGCTGGAGGACGTATTGAACACCGATCACCGCCCCAAGGTGGAAGAGTATGACGGCAACTTGTTCGTGGTGGTGAAGATGCTGAGCCTCGACGAGGAGACCGGCGGGATCGAACGCGAGCAAGTGAGCTTCGTGCTGGGCAAAGGCTACGTTGTGAGCTTTCAGGAGAAGCCGGGCGACATCCTGGACCCGATACGTGATCGCATCCGGCACAAGCTGGGCAGGGTGCGCAAGAGCGGCGCCGACTATTTGCTCTACACCCTGTTGGACGTGATCGTGGACAACTACTTCCTCATCGTTGAGGACCTTGGCAGCCGGATCGAGGAACTGGAGCGGAAGGTGACCGTGCGGCCCGGGCGCGAGGACCTGCACAGCATGCAGGAACTGCGGAGCTTGCTGATCACCGTGAGCCGCTATGTGACCCCGATGCGTGAATTGGCCGGTCGGCTCAACACCATCCAGAGCGAACTCTTCGAGAAGAACACGCGCCGCTACATCAACGATCTACAGGACCATACCGTGTACATCGCCGACAGCATCGCCACCTTCAACGCCATGCTGAGCAACCTGGAGAACACCTGGCACGCCACCCTCAACATGAAGGGCAACGAAGTGATCCGGGTGCTCACGATCATTAGCTCCATCTTCATCCCGCTCACCTTCATCGTGGGCGTTTACGGTATGAACTTCGACCACATGCCCGAGCTTCGTTGGCACTTCGGCTACTACGCCATCTGGGGCCTGATGCTGGCCGTAGCGGTCGGCATGCTGATCTGGTTCCGGCGGAAGCGGTGGCTGTGA
- a CDS encoding gliding motility-associated C-terminal domain-containing protein translates to MVLRRFAPLFLLLLSLAPATGVAQEATILRYNENKGQWPATVAFRADAPGATVWVERDGILIDLYDAEAVHRLHGAHAGHQDDDASPAIRHHALKLRFLGTDGALKVEGKGLRSGHTNYIMGRDKSKWAGNVRGFTSVMMDDVWPGIDVEVKSDANGLKYDFIVAPGADASDILFTYEGADGTFLEGEELRIVTSLGRLTEAIPMVQWKPAKGMSIFIDATYVLNEEGIVGLSVPYLANDGTLIIDPTLSFSTYSGSFSDNFGYTATYDDDGFLYSGSSSFGNGYPTTVGAYQTFWAGGDGQGGIVGTDIAITKYDTTGTFIVWSTMIGGQGDDLPHSLIVNDNDEVFILGTTGSPDFPTTAGCFDSAFSGGVSFSPQGIGVSYPSGSDMIVARLSNNGGALLASTHLGGTGNDGHNTSTALKMNYADEMRGEVLLDANDNVYIISCTESTDFPTTNNAFQQGFAGGSHDGVVVKMDASLTTLLFSTYFGGSNADACFGGELDDNGDLFICGGSASGDLPTTNSAYQQGNQGGQADAFVAHLTNNGTTMDAGSYYGSTAYDQAYFVDLDQQGNVFLYGQTLAPANQLIFNAPYNVPNAGQFIAKLDNDLTTLLIGSRFGVGDGTLDISPTAFLVDYCDKLYVSGWGSNIGIGLPLGVTGMAVTPNGYQTTTTGNDFYLAVFEVDMSNLFYGTFFGGNTSAEHVDGGTSRFDRRGRVYQSVCAGCGGNSDFPIEPNPGAVSATNNSTNCNNGVFKFDFDFPIVVADFDVELACLPTPIVFENNSYGASGYLWLFGDNTSSSLGSPTHVYPAPGVYEVTLIAFNPNACNEADTMTQQVVVLGNESYSLPDTSVCQGGQVQIGLLPIADPTITYQWSPSTWLSSTTVANPISSPQSTITYTLLIGNGICTDTVTQMVIVDNALVDAGPDTTICGPNSSLVLTASASGAIDEYHWSTNPDFTDQLNIDPLDPSVSVSVTQTTTFWVMATAGNCVGVDSVTITVEMADPSLTGDSLICADETATLQLLGAPAGSQIVWGPANDVDTGQGTTTAQVSPSETTLFTCNVTTPAGCTWTGTTTVNVSEVSGGAVNATVDQSIVVAGTTVQLGATPTNGVTYSWQPAGQVSNPGIGNPTAVVDQTTTFVVTVSDGICTKNDSVTVTVFEFNCGLPDIYVPNAFTPNGDGNNDVLFVRGRYITSLEFKIFDRWGELVFSTTDQGKGWDATYKEKPVDAAVFVYWLKVRCADGQEHFEKGNTTVIR, encoded by the coding sequence ATGGTCTTGCGACGGTTCGCCCCATTGTTCTTGCTGCTGCTGAGCCTTGCACCGGCAACCGGCGTGGCGCAGGAAGCAACCATCCTGCGTTACAACGAGAACAAGGGCCAGTGGCCTGCTACAGTGGCTTTCCGAGCCGATGCACCAGGAGCCACCGTATGGGTGGAACGCGACGGCATACTCATCGACCTCTACGATGCAGAAGCTGTGCACCGGTTGCATGGCGCACACGCTGGCCACCAGGACGACGATGCCAGTCCTGCGATCCGCCACCATGCCCTGAAGTTGAGGTTCCTTGGCACCGATGGGGCCCTGAAGGTGGAAGGCAAAGGCCTACGCAGCGGCCACACGAACTACATCATGGGTAGGGACAAGTCGAAATGGGCCGGCAACGTCCGCGGCTTCACCTCTGTGATGATGGACGATGTGTGGCCAGGCATCGACGTGGAGGTGAAGAGCGATGCGAACGGGTTGAAGTACGATTTCATCGTTGCGCCCGGGGCTGATGCAAGCGACATCCTTTTCACGTACGAAGGTGCTGATGGAACATTCCTTGAGGGGGAGGAACTCAGGATAGTTACATCACTCGGCAGGTTGACCGAGGCGATACCGATGGTGCAATGGAAGCCTGCAAAGGGCATGTCCATTTTCATCGATGCGACCTATGTGTTGAACGAGGAAGGCATAGTGGGGCTGAGTGTTCCTTACTTGGCGAACGACGGTACGCTGATCATCGACCCCACCCTCTCCTTCTCCACCTACAGCGGCAGCTTCAGTGACAACTTCGGCTACACCGCGACCTACGATGATGACGGCTTCCTGTACAGCGGGAGTTCCTCCTTCGGCAATGGTTATCCCACCACTGTTGGTGCCTATCAAACTTTCTGGGCCGGGGGCGATGGACAAGGCGGGATCGTAGGTACCGACATTGCCATAACCAAATACGACACCACCGGCACCTTCATCGTTTGGAGCACCATGATCGGTGGTCAAGGCGATGATCTGCCGCATAGCCTCATCGTCAACGACAATGACGAGGTGTTCATCCTGGGCACCACGGGCTCGCCCGACTTTCCTACCACTGCGGGATGCTTTGATTCAGCGTTCAGTGGTGGGGTATCCTTCTCGCCACAGGGGATCGGTGTCAGCTATCCATCAGGCAGCGATATGATCGTGGCGCGGTTGAGCAACAACGGCGGTGCCTTGCTGGCCAGCACCCATCTGGGCGGCACCGGTAACGATGGCCACAACACCAGTACTGCACTGAAAATGAACTACGCCGATGAGATGCGCGGCGAGGTGCTACTGGATGCGAACGATAACGTGTACATCATCAGCTGTACGGAGAGCACTGACTTCCCCACCACCAACAATGCGTTCCAACAGGGTTTTGCCGGAGGCAGTCACGATGGTGTGGTGGTGAAGATGGATGCCTCGCTGACCACGCTGCTCTTCAGCACCTACTTCGGCGGGAGCAATGCCGATGCGTGTTTCGGTGGCGAATTGGACGACAACGGCGACCTCTTCATCTGCGGCGGCAGTGCGAGCGGTGATCTGCCCACGACCAATTCAGCATACCAACAGGGCAACCAAGGCGGGCAGGCCGATGCGTTCGTTGCGCACCTCACCAACAACGGCACCACCATGGATGCCGGCAGCTACTACGGTAGCACGGCCTACGACCAAGCGTACTTCGTTGACCTGGACCAACAAGGCAACGTGTTCCTCTATGGGCAGACCCTGGCCCCGGCGAACCAGCTCATCTTCAACGCGCCGTACAACGTGCCCAACGCTGGGCAGTTCATCGCCAAGCTGGACAACGACCTCACCACGTTGTTGATAGGCTCGCGCTTCGGTGTCGGTGATGGCACACTGGATATCAGCCCCACGGCCTTCCTGGTGGACTATTGCGACAAGCTCTACGTGAGCGGCTGGGGCAGCAACATCGGCATTGGCCTGCCGCTCGGGGTCACTGGCATGGCCGTTACACCGAACGGATACCAGACCACCACGACAGGCAATGACTTCTACCTGGCCGTGTTCGAAGTGGACATGAGCAACCTGTTCTACGGCACCTTTTTCGGGGGGAACACGAGCGCGGAGCACGTGGACGGCGGAACCAGCCGCTTCGATCGCCGCGGGCGTGTGTACCAAAGCGTATGCGCTGGATGCGGCGGCAACAGCGACTTCCCCATCGAGCCGAACCCCGGTGCGGTGAGCGCCACCAACAACAGCACCAACTGCAACAACGGTGTCTTCAAGTTCGACTTCGACTTCCCCATCGTCGTCGCCGACTTCGATGTGGAACTGGCCTGCCTGCCGACACCGATCGTGTTCGAGAACAACAGCTACGGCGCCAGCGGCTACCTGTGGCTGTTCGGCGACAACACCAGCAGTTCGCTGGGTTCACCAACGCATGTCTATCCGGCTCCAGGGGTATATGAGGTCACGCTTATTGCGTTCAATCCCAATGCCTGCAACGAAGCCGATACCATGACACAACAGGTGGTGGTGCTGGGCAACGAGAGCTATTCACTGCCGGACACCAGCGTGTGCCAAGGTGGGCAGGTGCAGATCGGTCTGTTGCCCATTGCCGACCCGACCATCACCTACCAATGGAGCCCTTCCACGTGGCTGAGCAGCACCACCGTCGCCAATCCGATCAGCAGCCCACAAAGCACGATCACCTACACCTTGCTCATCGGCAATGGTATTTGCACGGATACGGTGACGCAAATGGTGATCGTGGACAATGCCTTGGTGGATGCTGGACCGGATACAACGATCTGCGGCCCCAACAGCAGCCTTGTGCTCACCGCTTCCGCAAGCGGCGCCATTGATGAATACCATTGGAGCACCAACCCGGACTTCACCGACCAGTTGAACATCGACCCCCTGGACCCATCGGTGTCGGTGAGCGTCACCCAGACCACGACCTTCTGGGTGATGGCGACCGCAGGCAATTGCGTCGGCGTCGATTCCGTGACGATCACGGTTGAAATGGCCGACCCGTCGCTCACCGGTGATAGTCTGATCTGTGCTGATGAAACAGCGACGTTGCAATTGCTCGGTGCACCGGCTGGATCGCAGATCGTATGGGGGCCTGCGAATGATGTTGATACGGGTCAAGGGACCACGACCGCCCAGGTCAGTCCTTCAGAAACGACGCTCTTCACCTGCAACGTGACCACACCCGCGGGTTGCACTTGGACCGGGACTACGACGGTGAACGTGAGCGAGGTGAGCGGCGGTGCGGTGAACGCCACAGTGGACCAGAGCATTGTTGTGGCGGGCACTACCGTCCAGTTGGGTGCCACACCTACCAATGGGGTCACCTATAGTTGGCAGCCAGCCGGGCAGGTCAGCAACCCGGGCATCGGCAACCCGACCGCCGTTGTTGACCAGACCACAACGTTCGTCGTGACCGTGAGCGATGGCATCTGCACGAAGAACGACAGCGTGACCGTGACGGTGTTCGAGTTCAACTGTGGCCTACCCGACATCTACGTGCCCAACGCATTCACCCCGAACGGCGATGGCAACAACGATGTGCTCTTCGTGCGCGGCAGGTACATCACCAGCCTCGAGTTCAAGATCTTCGACCGTTGGGGCGAACTCGTCTTCAGCACCACCGACCAAGGCAAGGGCTGGGACGCCACCTACAAGGAAAAGCCGGTTGATGCGGCGGTCTTCGTGTATTGGTTGAAGGTGCGCTGTGCGGATGGACAGGAACACTTCGAGAAAGGAAATACCACGGTGATACGATGA
- a CDS encoding DUF1573 domain-containing protein, whose translation MPRADLILLRALVLMAFVVLHRSADAQSAGQWIQWGDDAMARGDHYGASRFYGNALEADGGKMEAQWKMAEACRLCHRYPEAEANYAKVVQKDRTRIHPEAQLHLAEMLMCNGKYKEAEEAWKKLKQREKDKKSFAYLRAEQGIAGCALAKAMKDSTSTFVVVNLGEPVNSYDSDFGARFGPDSTLWFSSLRGDVNNDGEVQDTAAYHVGVYSAAKHGAAWNPPMMEQGPPDAMGSEHANLFWADATRQFFTMVDPDGRRSIAHRLIKSPGQPVNGLSTDANTTQPWVARINDREVLFFTSDRTDGRGGMDIWLADLTGSEASNVRNAGPLVNSPGNETCPAFDENTGTLWFSSDFHAGLGGYDVFRSEWKNEIFNAPDNAGQPINSPANDLYPVFNDETGEGWLTSNRIGSLAKKGETCCNDLYRWKLPRVLPPPPDTTAMLDSVALVPVRKLIEYLPLKLYFHNDEPDPRSWSTTTEHQYDSTWYRYKAMLPQYEREFAGMLDGDARDEAITSVGNFFGNEAQAGYDKVQQFMSELQGTLDQGRQVNLLVRGFASPLAKSDYNVNLSLRRIQSLVNLMRAWNGGALAAYLDGVAANGGRLTIERAPFGEEKAKTGVSDNLRDQRKSVYDPDAARERRIEIERAEISGASGETLLMEQQVKRVGKLKEGEPVEFVFDIKNSSDQPLRILSVKADCGCTTAVAPEEAIAPGATIKLPVQFSGRAPQGDFRRTVRLLTDGEPAEIELILSGTIVAAE comes from the coding sequence ATGCCCCGAGCAGATCTGATCCTGTTGCGTGCGTTGGTGCTCATGGCTTTCGTCGTGCTGCACCGCTCGGCGGACGCACAAAGCGCTGGACAATGGATCCAGTGGGGCGACGATGCCATGGCACGCGGCGACCACTACGGCGCATCGCGCTTCTATGGGAACGCCTTGGAAGCGGACGGCGGCAAGATGGAGGCGCAATGGAAGATGGCCGAGGCGTGCCGCTTGTGCCACCGCTACCCGGAAGCGGAAGCGAACTACGCCAAGGTGGTGCAGAAGGACCGCACGCGCATCCACCCGGAGGCACAGCTGCACTTGGCCGAAATGCTCATGTGCAACGGCAAATACAAGGAGGCCGAAGAGGCATGGAAGAAGCTGAAGCAGCGCGAGAAGGACAAGAAGAGCTTCGCGTACCTGCGCGCCGAACAGGGCATTGCGGGCTGTGCCTTGGCGAAGGCCATGAAAGACAGCACCAGCACGTTCGTGGTGGTGAACCTGGGCGAACCGGTGAACAGCTACGACAGCGATTTCGGAGCGCGCTTCGGGCCGGACAGCACGCTTTGGTTCAGCAGCCTGCGTGGCGATGTGAACAACGACGGCGAGGTGCAGGACACAGCAGCCTACCACGTTGGGGTGTATTCGGCCGCGAAGCACGGTGCAGCGTGGAACCCGCCGATGATGGAACAAGGACCGCCGGATGCCATGGGCAGCGAACACGCGAACCTCTTCTGGGCCGATGCCACGCGCCAGTTTTTCACCATGGTGGATCCCGACGGCCGTCGCTCGATCGCACATCGCTTGATCAAATCGCCTGGACAACCCGTCAACGGATTGAGCACCGATGCCAACACCACGCAACCCTGGGTGGCCCGCATCAACGATCGCGAAGTGTTGTTCTTCACCAGCGACCGAACCGATGGCCGTGGCGGCATGGACATCTGGCTGGCCGATCTCACCGGCTCGGAAGCCAGCAACGTCCGCAACGCGGGCCCGTTGGTGAATTCGCCCGGCAACGAGACTTGTCCGGCCTTCGATGAAAATACGGGCACACTGTGGTTCAGCAGTGACTTCCACGCTGGTCTCGGTGGATATGATGTCTTCCGCAGTGAATGGAAGAACGAGATCTTCAACGCACCGGATAACGCAGGGCAGCCGATCAATTCACCGGCCAACGACCTCTACCCCGTCTTCAACGACGAGACCGGCGAGGGCTGGCTCACCAGCAACCGCATCGGTTCATTGGCCAAGAAAGGCGAGACCTGCTGCAACGACCTCTACCGTTGGAAGCTGCCGCGCGTGCTGCCTCCCCCGCCGGACACCACGGCCATGCTCGACAGTGTGGCGCTCGTTCCGGTGCGGAAGCTCATTGAATACCTGCCGCTGAAGCTCTACTTCCACAACGACGAGCCCGACCCGCGCAGCTGGAGCACCACCACTGAGCACCAGTACGACAGCACTTGGTACCGCTACAAGGCCATGCTGCCGCAATACGAGCGGGAGTTCGCCGGGATGCTGGACGGGGATGCGCGCGACGAAGCCATCACGAGCGTAGGGAACTTCTTCGGCAACGAAGCGCAAGCCGGTTACGACAAGGTGCAGCAGTTCATGAGCGAACTGCAAGGCACACTTGACCAGGGCCGCCAAGTGAACCTTCTGGTGCGCGGCTTCGCGAGCCCCCTGGCCAAGAGCGACTACAATGTGAACCTCTCGCTGCGCCGTATCCAAAGCCTGGTGAACCTGATGCGGGCATGGAACGGCGGTGCGCTTGCAGCCTATCTTGACGGAGTTGCTGCGAACGGTGGACGCCTTACCATCGAACGTGCTCCATTCGGTGAAGAGAAAGCCAAGACGGGCGTAAGCGACAACCTGCGCGACCAGCGCAAAAGCGTGTACGACCCCGATGCTGCGCGCGAACGGCGCATTGAGATCGAACGAGCGGAGATCTCCGGCGCAAGCGGTGAGACACTGCTGATGGAACAACAAGTGAAACGCGTGGGCAAACTGAAGGAAGGCGAACCCGTTGAGTTCGTCTTCGACATCAAGAACAGCAGCGACCAACCCCTCCGCATCCTGAGCGTAAAGGCCGATTGTGGTTGCACTACGGCGGTCGCTCCTGAGGAAGCTATTGCGCCGGGGGCCACGATCAAGCTCCCTGTGCAGTTCAGCGGCCGTGCGCCGCAGGGCGACTTCCGGCGAACCGTCCGCCTGCTCACCGATGGCGAACCTGCCGAGATCGAATTGATCCTGAGCGGGACGATCGTGGCGGCGGAGTGA
- a CDS encoding PorP/SprF family type IX secretion system membrane protein, protein MRSWLLAVGRWPVGASNTRRGHPRSGPHQRAKGHWLMALGILIITTSHAQDIHFSQFFRTPMATAPANIGQFDGAYRFSGVFRQQWRSVTKPYRTFGLGGDAKDVKGVEGLGLGAWLFNDRAGDSRLNTFRLNVGGSYSKHIDAAKQHSLTAGLQTGFTAISINYSDLYFDAQYNGFYYDPSLSNNESFARDGLTHFDLHAGLGYHYVMAKRKRVDAGLSFYNLTTPTIGFMGGPGSPLDVRTALNFVGQVPVANKIDVLPMLQWMGQGKFREFILGGSVRFIQSEMMGLRRAVHVGGYWRWADAGYLFAGVEYDDWDIGISYDFNVSELVPASRNRGGIELTAIYIMGRTFTLPRYKACPEQI, encoded by the coding sequence ATGCGCTCCTGGCTCCTGGCCGTTGGCCGTTGGCCCGTCGGTGCTTCGAACACCCGACGAGGCCACCCAAGGAGCGGACCGCACCAACGGGCCAAAGGCCATTGGCTGATGGCCCTGGGCATCCTCATCATCACTACCTCTCACGCCCAGGACATCCACTTCAGCCAGTTCTTCCGGACACCCATGGCCACCGCCCCGGCCAACATCGGGCAATTCGATGGCGCGTACCGTTTCAGCGGCGTGTTCCGCCAGCAATGGCGCAGCGTGACAAAGCCCTATCGCACGTTCGGTCTTGGCGGCGATGCCAAAGATGTGAAGGGCGTGGAAGGATTGGGCCTCGGCGCATGGCTGTTCAACGATCGCGCAGGCGATTCACGCCTGAACACGTTCCGACTGAACGTGGGCGGCAGCTACTCGAAGCACATCGACGCCGCCAAGCAGCATTCGCTTACCGCTGGCCTGCAGACGGGCTTCACCGCGATCAGCATCAACTACAGCGACCTGTACTTCGACGCGCAGTACAATGGCTTCTACTACGACCCATCGCTCAGCAACAACGAATCCTTCGCACGCGATGGACTCACGCATTTCGACCTTCACGCTGGGCTGGGCTACCACTACGTGATGGCCAAGCGCAAACGTGTTGATGCCGGTCTCTCCTTCTACAACCTGACCACACCCACCATCGGTTTCATGGGCGGTCCTGGCAGCCCATTGGATGTACGCACCGCTCTCAATTTCGTGGGACAGGTCCCTGTTGCGAACAAGATCGATGTGTTGCCGATGCTGCAGTGGATGGGCCAGGGCAAGTTCCGCGAGTTCATCCTCGGCGGCTCCGTGCGTTTCATCCAAAGCGAGATGATGGGCCTTCGCCGCGCAGTGCACGTGGGCGGTTATTGGCGTTGGGCCGATGCAGGCTACCTGTTCGCCGGTGTTGAGTACGATGATTGGGACATCGGCATCAGCTACGACTTCAACGTGAGCGAACTGGTGCCTGCGAGCCGCAATCGTGGCGGTATCGAACTCACGGCCATCTACATCATGGGGCGCACGTTCACCTTACCGCGATACAAGGCATGCCCCGAGCAGATCTGA
- a CDS encoding mechanosensitive ion channel family protein, with amino-acid sequence MELSAEKFDMLLDKLGFNLVLLAKVVVIVLAAFVLERFIRLLLKRAYMRSERAHEDATRYRFLKNATRFIVGLVATAAIIYSIPSFKHIAVTLFAGAGILVAIIGLAAQGAFSNIISGVFIVAFKPFRVGDQIRVGEFSGVVEDITLRHTVIRTFENRRVIMPNSKISDETIVNSTIGDAATCEFVSVTVSYECDLDRAIAVLQDEAMQHPSYRDRRTAEEVENGLPPVRVQVTALADSGVTLRAAVWADDAGAARLMHFDLLRNIKLRFDREGIEIPYPHRVVVHKGQPAKA; translated from the coding sequence ATGGAACTCTCGGCGGAGAAATTCGACATGCTGCTCGACAAGCTGGGCTTCAACCTGGTGCTGTTGGCCAAGGTGGTGGTCATTGTGCTGGCTGCGTTCGTACTGGAACGGTTCATCCGTCTGCTGCTCAAGCGCGCATACATGCGCAGCGAGCGCGCCCATGAGGACGCCACACGGTACCGCTTCCTGAAGAACGCCACACGGTTCATTGTTGGGCTGGTGGCCACTGCCGCGATCATTTACAGCATCCCGTCGTTCAAGCACATCGCCGTTACGCTCTTCGCTGGTGCCGGCATCCTGGTGGCCATCATTGGCCTGGCTGCGCAGGGCGCCTTCAGCAACATCATCAGTGGTGTGTTCATCGTCGCCTTCAAACCGTTCCGTGTCGGCGACCAGATCCGCGTGGGCGAGTTCAGCGGCGTTGTGGAGGATATCACGCTCAGGCATACCGTCATCCGTACATTCGAGAACAGGCGCGTGATCATGCCCAACAGCAAGATCAGCGACGAGACGATCGTCAACAGCACCATCGGAGATGCCGCCACTTGCGAGTTCGTGAGCGTTACGGTGAGCTACGAGTGCGATCTGGACAGGGCCATCGCCGTGCTGCAGGACGAAGCCATGCAGCACCCCTCCTATCGCGACCGGCGCACGGCCGAAGAAGTGGAGAACGGCTTGCCGCCGGTGCGTGTGCAAGTGACCGCATTGGCCGACAGCGGTGTTACGCTGCGCGCGGCGGTGTGGGCCGATGATGCGGGAGCCGCGCGCCTCATGCACTTCGACCTGCTGAGGAACATCAAGCTGCGCTTCGACCGCGAAGGCATCGAGATCCCCTATCCGCACCGTGTTGTGGTGCACAAAGGCCAACCCGCCAAGGCATGA
- the pepE gene encoding dipeptidase PepE, with the protein MRLLLLSNSTMPGEVFFTWPRTLTSTFLGEGRKRVAFVPFAAVSFSMEEYADTVAKVFDEMGHDLFSLHREKDPVAALAACDAVAVGGGNSFHLLKLLYKHDLVRAIRRRVQEGLPYIGWSAGSNVACPTIMTTNDMPICEPPSLRAMGLVPWQVNPHYTELRIQGHGGESRDQRIAEYLEVNREMNVIGLREGSALEVTDRSVALHGVGMRLFRRTRMPIDLAGGARFAIDLKDVDNA; encoded by the coding sequence ATGCGACTTCTTCTGCTCAGCAATTCCACCATGCCGGGTGAAGTCTTCTTCACCTGGCCCCGCACGTTGACATCCACCTTCCTCGGCGAAGGCCGCAAGCGTGTGGCCTTCGTGCCTTTCGCAGCGGTGTCGTTCAGCATGGAAGAGTACGCCGACACCGTGGCCAAAGTCTTCGACGAAATGGGCCATGACCTTTTCAGCCTTCACCGGGAAAAGGACCCGGTGGCCGCATTGGCTGCGTGCGACGCCGTAGCCGTAGGTGGCGGCAACTCTTTCCATCTTCTCAAACTACTGTACAAACACGACCTGGTCCGTGCCATCCGCAGGCGGGTGCAGGAGGGGCTTCCTTACATCGGTTGGAGCGCGGGGAGCAATGTGGCCTGCCCAACCATCATGACCACCAATGACATGCCCATCTGCGAACCGCCGAGCCTGCGGGCCATGGGACTGGTGCCTTGGCAGGTCAACCCGCACTACACGGAGCTCCGCATCCAAGGCCATGGGGGCGAGAGCCGTGACCAGCGCATCGCAGAGTACCTCGAGGTGAACCGCGAAATGAACGTGATCGGCCTGCGCGAGGGCTCAGCCTTGGAGGTCACGGACCGAAGCGTAGCACTTCATGGCGTCGGCATGCGACTATTCCGCAGGACCCGTATGCCCATCGACCTGGCCGGTGGCGCCCGGTTCGCGATCGACCTGAAGGATGTGGACAATGCCTGA